The DNA sequence AAATATAAATCAATTATTGCATTACACAACCTCTCTATCGATACCGATAGATGGGCTTTCTTTCTGGTGTCCGTATCTGCAATCCCAAAACAATTTTTTATGCACGCAGTAATCTCTGTTTCGGCATGCGTCTTCAATTTAGCCACGTTCACCACGTACGGGGCATCGAAATAGCGCTTGGACAACCTGGGATTTTTTAGGACGAAGTTTTCCGGTCTTTCAAGGGTCACGAAACCCAAGTCCGATAGTACAGTGGCCATGGCGTTGTCGTCGCCTTTCACTGCGTCATACATTCCCGTTAGCGTCAAAAGTTCCTCTTTCCTATCGGCATAAAGATGCCCTGGCGAATCAGCTACCACGATCTTTCCCAAAAATCCCCTGCTTCTTGCAAACTTCATCAAAGCTTTTACAAGGGATGGATGAGTCGTAACGCAATTTTCCGGTGATTTCGGTGCAAGGAGGTTCACCTTGAACAGCATCTCAGGCAAATCAGTCTTTAAAGGTTCATCGATCATCTTTAGGGCATCCATCAAGGCTTTATAGACTTCTTCCTCTTCATATGAGGAAGCACGGGTTACGGATACAGTAAACCTACCTGCCATCGACATCACCTTCCAACGGATAAAGGCACAACTTGCGTTCATTTAAGGGACATTCCCCACATTGGGGCTTTCTTGCCAAAC is a window from the Acetomicrobium flavidum genome containing:
- a CDS encoding DUF362 domain-containing protein; translated protein: MAGRFTVSVTRASSYEEEEVYKALMDALKMIDEPLKTDLPEMLFKVNLLAPKSPENCVTTHPSLVKALMKFARSRGFLGKIVVADSPGHLYADRKEELLTLTGMYDAVKGDDNAMATVLSDLGFVTLERPENFVLKNPRLSKRYFDAPYVVNVAKLKTHAETEITACIKNCFGIADTDTRKKAHLSVSIERLCNAIIDLYLANPPKLNILDGIYAMEGNGPTHGKPRFAGLLMASENALALDFVAAKAMGYRNPLSIPLLKLAAKRGIGPSSMNDIDILGVNPEDLEIKGFIKSSSSLRMLPTWLRGWTHRWVALRPTLQKATCIKCGVCAKVCPKGAIKMDPFPEIDRGSCVKCLCCHEMCPTGAMEVSENLVMKLLRA